The DNA segment TCGATCGCGAAACTTTTGCAAGTCGGCCGGAGTCCAATTCAGTTTTCGAAGTAACTCGGAATCCGGTTGGTCGCGAGTCTGTTCCAAGTAATCCAAAACCAGGTCGGTTGCTTCTTTGGCGTAGTCCGTGTTGACGGCATCAGGTGGCAATTCGACGTCACCACCTCTGCCCAAACCGTCATTGCCGTCGCCCATCCCCGGACTCATCTCGCTGTTTGCGTCGTCTTGATTTTCTCGCCTTGCCTTCGCCGATGCAGCGTTTGATCCACTTGAAGCGGATTCGCCCGAATCGGACGCGCTGGGTTCGCCTTTGGCAGAGTCGTCAGATTTGGCAGATCCGGATTTGCTTGAATCCGACGCTGCCGAATTTCCATCCGATTGACCAGGCTCGCCTGACTGACCGGATTGTCTCGATTCGGCCGAAGAAGCTGACTCGCCAGATTGCCCCTGATCACCGCTTGGTTCGCCCGTGCCGGGATCGGCTTTGCCAGCTTCACCGCTAGCAGACTGCGGGTCCGTTGGACTTCCGGTTGGATCGTCCGATGCAGACTGATCGCCAGACGATTCACCTTTCGAAGGATCTCCGGCCGCCGACTCGCCGGACTCCGGTGCATCACCTTGTTTCGAACCGGCGGACTCAGCACCGTTTTGATTTGCATTCGTTTGATCAGATCCTTTGTCACCGGCGTCTCGTTCGCCAGCACCTGTTTCGCTCGAACTTTCGCCGCCTTGCGATGGCTGTCCTTCGGCTTGACCGCCCTCTTTTGATTTCTGGTCGAGATATTCTTTGATTCGTTCGAACGCCTCGGCATCGTGCTGGGGCGATGCGGGCTCGCCTTGACCATCAGCCGAACCGGGTTGACCTGGTTGGCGATCGCTCTTGCCTTCGCCTTTGCTGCCGCTGCTGCTACTTTCACCACCCTGATTTTCACCATCCGATCGTTCACCACTCTGCGCAGGCGATGAATTTCTGTCGCTCTGCTTGCCGCTTGGCGTGCTACCCGAATCCGACGATTGCCCCTCCGTGCCGCCAGACTCAGCGCCTGGTTCCGCGTCAGATTCCTGACCGGGTTCCCTACTGGAATCACCACCGGACGCACCAGAGTCTTGACTTCCCGTTGATTTCTCACCCGGTTCGTTACCCTGTGGATCACTCGACTGATCACCGGATTGGGAATCGTTCGACTTCGATTCACCCGACTGGCCGTCCCCTGACGATCCGGCGTCCGAGGGTTCGTTTTCAGAGTCGTTCTGCCCTGATGATTCCCCCGAATCACCGCCCGATTCACCTTTGCCCGGTTGTTGCTGTTTGGCGTCTGGACCACCGCTGCCGCCGCCTGATTGCGGTTGACCTTCGCCAGACGAGTTACCACCCGCCCCATCGTCCTTCTTCTTTGCGTTGCTTGCCGGTTGGTCATCGGGCGCCGACATACCTTCGCTTTCCGGATCACCCGCGGGCGGCAGCGCGTCCGCGGCCACGATCCGTAACGTGATCGGGTCTGTCCGCGTCACGTTAGGTTCGATCGTCTGATCACCTTCGACAAATCGATTGTCAGTCGCCACCGCAATCACTTCGACGGTGTCACCGATCCGCATCCCCAAACCGCCCCGCAATTGATCGCCGGGACGAAACCGATATTCGGCAACTTGGTTGCCGGCGGCACGATTTCTGTTGTCAGCGCTGGGACTCCAAATCACCGGCTGGGCAATCATGTCGATGCCGCTGCGGATCTCTAACCGAATCTCTTTCAATCCAAAATCAGGGTCGGCTGCATGGACTTCGATGATTTGCTGAGCATTGATGGGGACGTTTTTCGGAGAATTGACTGGCATCACGATCGCAACTTCGGGTGCCAAGTCGGCGATCACTCGAATCGGATAGATAATCGGATCCGGATTGGTTTGATCGGATGGGTCCCAAACACGAATGCGATAGCTGTCCAGTTCCACCGCCGATGACCGCCCGCGTGTTCCCTTCAACACGAACGACGCCGACAGACGAGTACCCTCGTTCTCTAGTTTCATTCCCGCAACGCCAGCGGTGGCTCGAACCGTATCGCCAAGTGGACGCGGATTGAACTCGATCGCCGCGCGAGCCACCGAGCGATTGACCGTAGCTCGAACAGTAATTTTAGTGCCTTCGATCGCTTCGATTGCGCCGGTTGATCGAGTGTATTCCGATTGGCGGGTGTACCCCGGTGGCTGATATAGCACGGAATCGAGTGCGACAACGGGAATGTCCCGAACGTTCAAATTAAACGGTCCTGCGACGGCATCGCCAGCAATGATTCGGTATGGCACCACGCCTGATGCGGAATAAGGTAGTGTGAACGAACCGACGAATCGACGCGGTCCACCTTCTGCATCCGGTTCTAAAACTGCTTGCGACGATCCGGCCGGCAGATCCCACTGAACGATCGGTTGTTCGTCCGCTCGCATACCACCGATCATTGCCGATACATCGACCGCACGTCCGGCAATTGCTTCGGCGTCACCGGGCAAGACATCAGCAATCGAAACACGCCGCGGCGAGTCAATCGTTGCCATCGGAGCCGCCAAGCGGATCACTGACTGCAAAGAATTCTTCGGTGAAACGACCGCATAACCAACCAAGATTGACATCGCGATCGCGGTCGCAATCCACCACGCAAGCGTGCCAGTCGCTTCCACGGGCAGCGCGTTATGCTTCTTCAGCCGACCGGCTGCCGAGGCACCGATCGAACGCACCACACGTCCCGACAACCCCGATATGTCGGCGGTGCTGCGAAGGGTGATGTAACTGGTCAGCGCCTGACGCAGCTCAGGCATGTCTCGCTCGAGCGATCGCGCCGCGTACTCAGCCGAAACTTCGTTTCCGATCAGCGGCAGGACACGTTTGTACACGTACCACCCCGAGCCGACCAGAAATCCAACCAACGCGATCCATCGCACCAAAGCACCCGCCGAGTAGATCCACTGATCGACGATCACCCAAATCAAAACACCAACAATCGCGGCAATCACTAGCCCCAAAGACCGGCGAATCAACTCAGCCCACCACAAGGCGGACGCCGTTTCGATAATTCGAGCCTGAATCAACAACTCGGCAGCCGTTGAACCGGTCGGCTGCTTCACTGAATCGGCGGTCACCGCAGAACC comes from the Rubripirellula reticaptiva genome and includes:
- a CDS encoding circumsporozoite protein- membrane associated protein, coding for MSIVSPSSSSRSPGSAGSAVTADSVKQPTGSTAAELLIQARIIETASALWWAELIRRSLGLVIAAIVGVLIWVIVDQWIYSAGALVRWIALVGFLVGSGWYVYKRVLPLIGNEVSAEYAARSLERDMPELRQALTSYITLRSTADISGLSGRVVRSIGASAAGRLKKHNALPVEATGTLAWWIATAIAMSILVGYAVVSPKNSLQSVIRLAAPMATIDSPRRVSIADVLPGDAEAIAGRAVDVSAMIGGMRADEQPIVQWDLPAGSSQAVLEPDAEGGPRRFVGSFTLPYSASGVVPYRIIAGDAVAGPFNLNVRDIPVVALDSVLYQPPGYTRQSEYTRSTGAIEAIEGTKITVRATVNRSVARAAIEFNPRPLGDTVRATAGVAGMKLENEGTRLSASFVLKGTRGRSSAVELDSYRIRVWDPSDQTNPDPIIYPIRVIADLAPEVAIVMPVNSPKNVPINAQQIIEVHAADPDFGLKEIRLEIRSGIDMIAQPVIWSPSADNRNRAAGNQVAEYRFRPGDQLRGGLGMRIGDTVEVIAVATDNRFVEGDQTIEPNVTRTDPITLRIVAADALPPAGDPESEGMSAPDDQPASNAKKKDDGAGGNSSGEGQPQSGGGSGGPDAKQQQPGKGESGGDSGESSGQNDSENEPSDAGSSGDGQSGESKSNDSQSGDQSSDPQGNEPGEKSTGSQDSGASGGDSSREPGQESDAEPGAESGGTEGQSSDSGSTPSGKQSDRNSSPAQSGERSDGENQGGESSSSGSKGEGKSDRQPGQPGSADGQGEPASPQHDAEAFERIKEYLDQKSKEGGQAEGQPSQGGESSSETGAGERDAGDKGSDQTNANQNGAESAGSKQGDAPESGESAAGDPSKGESSGDQSASDDPTGSPTDPQSASGEAGKADPGTGEPSGDQGQSGESASSAESRQSGQSGEPGQSDGNSAASDSSKSGSAKSDDSAKGEPSASDSGESASSGSNAASAKARRENQDDANSEMSPGMGDGNDGLGRGGDVELPPDAVNTDYAKEATDLVLDYLEQTRDQPDSELLRKLNWTPADLQKFRDRWKGVRDLGSPAGEAKSNQQIEDALRSLGLREPGTATTGNARDAADAMQGIRDSGNRKPPPAAYRDAFDAFRRSMGK